One window from the genome of Diabrotica virgifera virgifera chromosome 6, PGI_DIABVI_V3a encodes:
- the LOC126886569 gene encoding zinc finger protein 235-like — protein sequence MRVHTGEKPYKCEVCFKQFAQKSHLKKHMAVHTGEKPYKCEICFKKFSERSNLKTHLKVHSEERSYTCEICFKQFKLADGLKVHSRLHTGEKPFKCEICFKQFAQKSSWDAHTKVHTGEKPYECEICLKSFVKSSDLKVHSRLHTGEKLYKCEICFRLFFWSSALQQHMTLHTGEKPYKCEICFKQFNQKGALNKHRRVHTGEKLYKCEI from the coding sequence atgagagtgcacactggagaaaaaccttacaagtgtgaggtttgttttaagcaatttgcTCAAAAAAGTCATTTGAAAAAACATATGGCAGTTCACACAggggaaaaaccatacaagtgtgaaatttgttttaagaagttTAGCGAAAGgagtaatttgaaaacacatttgaagGTGCACAGTGAAGAAAGATCGTAcacatgtgaaatttgttttaagcagtttaaatTAGCGGATGGTTTAAAAGTACATTCGAgattgcacactggggaaaaaccttttaaatgtgaaatttgttttaagcaatttgcTCAAAAAAGCTCTTGGGATGCACATACGAaagttcacactggtgaaaaaccttacgagtgtgaaatttgtcttaagTCGTTTGTTAAATCAAGTGATTTAAAAGTACATTCGAgattgcacactggggaaaaactttacaagtgtgaaatttgttttaggcTGTTTTTTTGGTCCAGTGCTTTGCAGCAACATATGAcattgcacactggagaaaaaccttataagtgtgaaatttgttttaagcaatttaatcaAAAAGGTGCTTTAAACAAACATaggagagtgcacactggagaaaaactttacaagtgtgaaatttga